The following coding sequences lie in one Fibrobacter sp. UWH4 genomic window:
- the rplK gene encoding 50S ribosomal protein L11, whose translation MAKKITGYIKLQIPAGAANPAPPVGPALGQKGVNIMEFCKQFNAKTQNDKGMIIPVVITVYADKSFTFITKVSPVPALIKKAAGIESGSGEPNRKKVGKLTKAQVQDIAQKKMPDLNTIDLEAAMRMVAGTARSMGVEVVD comes from the coding sequence GTGGCAAAGAAAATCACAGGTTATATTAAGCTCCAGATTCCGGCCGGTGCTGCTAACCCGGCTCCCCCGGTAGGTCCCGCCCTTGGTCAGAAGGGTGTGAACATTATGGAATTCTGCAAGCAGTTCAACGCTAAGACCCAGAACGACAAGGGAATGATTATCCCGGTCGTTATTACGGTCTATGCTGACAAGAGCTTTACCTTCATCACGAAGGTTTCGCCGGTTCCTGCCCTCATCAAGAAGGCAGCCGGAATTGAAAGCGGCTCTGGCGAACCCAACCGTAAGAAAGTTGGTAAGCTCACCAAGGCCCAGGTCCAGGATATCGCCCAAAAGAAGATGCCGGATCTAAACACAATCGACCTCGAAGCCGCTATGCGCATGGTCGCGGGCACCGCTCGCTCCATGGGTGTTGAAGTGGTTGACTGA
- the nusG gene encoding transcription termination/antitermination protein NusG has translation MPEMKWYAIHTFSGQENNIKKRIEQMIEREGVQEKFGRILLPTREVVSTVRGHRHVSVQNAMPTYVFIEMVLDELTQHLVMNINGVTHFLGMTPTKRVAIPLQQSEVDRLLGVDPSGSTEGEIQNPYSIGENVRIKEGPFKDFVGVVDEIMEDKTKIKVMVTVFGRSTPVELSYNQVESDIA, from the coding sequence ATGCCTGAAATGAAGTGGTATGCAATTCACACCTTTTCCGGTCAAGAAAACAATATTAAGAAACGTATCGAGCAGATGATTGAACGCGAAGGCGTTCAGGAAAAGTTCGGACGGATTCTCTTGCCGACCCGCGAAGTGGTTTCCACCGTTCGCGGTCATCGTCATGTATCCGTGCAGAACGCGATGCCCACTTACGTTTTCATTGAAATGGTGCTGGACGAGCTCACCCAGCATTTGGTGATGAACATCAATGGCGTCACCCATTTCTTAGGAATGACACCCACCAAGAGGGTGGCTATTCCTTTACAACAGAGCGAGGTCGATCGTCTTTTGGGAGTTGATCCTAGTGGCTCCACAGAAGGCGAGATCCAAAATCCGTACTCCATTGGCGAAAATGTCCGCATCAAGGAAGGTCCCTTCAAGGACTTTGTGGGCGTCGTAGACGAAATCATGGAAGACAAGACCAAGATCAAGGTCATGGTGACTGTCTTCGGTCGTTCTACGCCTGTCGAACTTTCCTACAACCAGGTCGAGTCCGACATCGCATAA
- the secE gene encoding preprotein translocase subunit SecE, whose protein sequence is MRKIQQYVKESIEELKKVTWPTWEELKGSTLVVMLFSVIMGLYIAGLDVGFSWIIDKIMGRG, encoded by the coding sequence ATGCGCAAGATCCAGCAATATGTCAAGGAATCCATCGAGGAACTGAAAAAAGTTACTTGGCCTACTTGGGAAGAACTCAAGGGATCCACCCTCGTCGTGATGCTGTTCAGCGTCATTATGGGTCTTTATATTGCAGGACTTGACGTTGGTTTCTCTTGGATCATTGACAAAATTATGGGAAGAGGTTAA